From Octopus sinensis linkage group LG14, ASM634580v1, whole genome shotgun sequence:
gtagtggcaacGGTAGTGGCAGTGGagttggtgatgctgatgctgctgctgctgctgggccATCTCCAACTATCTCACCCCCTACAATTTCCAGCCCTCCTAATTTGCAACCTGGTGCACCTACTTCTCCACAGAACAGTCActcttcctcatcattatcacctaGCAATAGAGACAGTAGCCCTAGCAGCAATCCCAAAGTCATGTACTCCATGCCATCAATGTATTCCTCAGTAGGAGCATCTATGCCaatgggattaaacaacaaccaaCATCAGCTGCTCAACAGCTTCTTCAACCAGGATTTCTACTCTGGCCAGTCTCAGTCAGGAGCCACGTGTTCTTCCACTTCCTCTATGCTCGGTTTACCAACAGGCATGATCTATCCATCTGAACACTACACTAAATGTTATCGTCGGAGTTTCAATGAACGGAAGCCTTACAAATGTGAAGTTTGTCGGAAAGGTTTCTCACGGAGGGTAAACCTAAACAATCACGAAAAAGCCCCAACAGGGGAAAAGCACTTTTATTGTGAATATTGTAAAAAAGCATTTGCACAGAGGGCTCACTTAAAAACTCATGAATTAACCCATACTGGAATTAAACCTTACACCTGTTCCTATTGTGGCAAGATGTTTGCACAGAGAGCCAACTTTGATAACCATCGGAGAATACACACGGGGGAAAAGCCATACCACTGCAATTTCTGTGAGAAGTCTTTCTCACAGCAAACCAACCTAGACAACCATGAACGAACACACACAGGATTGAAACCTTACCGCTGTGAATTCTGCTCGAAATCTTTTTCTCAACGTACTAACTTAGATAACCACAAACGTATCCATACCGGTGATTTGTTTCGTTGCTCGTTTTGTTCAAAACCGTTTACACAGCAGATAAATCTACGTAACCATGAACGTATTCATACCGGCGAGCGACCGTATGCATGTTCTTACTGCCCTAAAGCGTTCTGCCAACAGACAGAACTTAAGAACCATGAACGCACACATACAGGCGAGAAACCATTTATCTGCTCTATTTGTATGAAAGCATTTAGTCAGCAAGGTAACCTGAAAATACACATGCGAATACACACAGGGGAAAAGCCATTTGTGTGTGATATCTGCTCCAAAGCATTTAGCCAACGTACTAATCTGGACAATCAtagacgtattcacacaggagataTGTTTAGATGTAGCTTCTGCTCGAAAGAGTTCAGCCAACGTGTGAACCTGCGTAATCATGAACGCATTcacacaggggagaagccatttaaTTGCTCTGTGTGTTCAAAGTCATTTAGCCAACAGGGAAACCTCAAGAACCACTTGAGGACACACTCTGGTGAGAAACCTTACAGCTGTGAACTATGTGGGAAATGTTTTGCTCAGCGGACCACATTAGATAATCATTTACGAAGTCATGCCCTTGCTGCAGCAAAGCAACAAGCTGCTAGAGCTGTTCCAAACAATTCACTTGTAACAAATACTACCAAtcctatcaacaacaacaacagcagtagtagtggtggtgttggggttggtgttggtgttggtaccaATAAtgccagtaataataacaacagcagtaataccGCCAACCACAGTCGTTCTAATGCAAACCATCCCCATGGCAACCATGGCCCTCCAGATAGCCAAGCTTTTAACAAGTCCTTCAACTGTGATATCATTGTTCCAACACCTCCTATATCTAACCGGGGTCTGTCTGGGATGGGCGAAAACTCCAACTA
This genomic window contains:
- the LOC118765936 gene encoding zinc finger protein 2-like gives rise to the protein MYSMPSMYSSVGASMPMGLNNNQHQLLNSFFNQDFYSGQSQSGATCSSTSSMLGLPTGMIYPSEHYTKCYRRSFNERKPYKCEVCRKGFSRRVNLNNHEKAPTGEKHFYCEYCKKAFAQRAHLKTHELTHTGIKPYTCSYCGKMFAQRANFDNHRRIHTGEKPYHCNFCEKSFSQQTNLDNHERTHTGLKPYRCEFCSKSFSQRTNLDNHKRIHTGDLFRCSFCSKPFTQQINLRNHERIHTGERPYACSYCPKAFCQQTELKNHERTHTGEKPFICSICMKAFSQQGNLKIHMRIHTGEKPFVCDICSKAFSQRTNLDNHRRIHTGDMFRCSFCSKEFSQRVNLRNHERIHTGEKPFNCSVCSKSFSQQGNLKNHLRTHSGEKPYSCELCGKCFAQRTTLDNHLRSHALAAAKQQAARAVPNNSLVTNTTNPINNNNSSSSGGVGVGVGVGTNNASNNNNSSNTANHSRSNANHPHGNHGPPDSQAFNKSFNCDIIVPTPPISNRGLSGMGENSNYNHSTGGNHNKNSLKSSDTNQSQPLSHPHHQYSSPHFLSHSTHPLRSHIDDDRNLRESQSGGFRLQPPAVSSSWLNSAYLQEMPANWESNYLWSRGFPIAPISSSGWNNVTAGLSCGRKLNRSRDLC